The following proteins are encoded in a genomic region of Microcoleus sp. FACHB-68:
- a CDS encoding PAS domain S-box protein has protein sequence MEQQCHDIAQTLGVIVWERQTTTLQFTFVSRQAEQLLGYSVQEWLSNPNFWTNLIHPDERDRTLALYHQAISEGKPQEIEFRAVAADGGVVWLRDRLSTVKDTQGNLQRLSGFLVDIPDRQSVERTLQKSEQRFSISVENMLDCFGIYKSIRDQFGRITDFQVEYINAGACADHLFSKEEKIGKRLGELLPAYQETGLFEEYCQVVETGIPLSKESLIYEDVFNQQRLVKAYEIRASKLEDGFVVSWRNITHTKQIEEELHRREREIRTIVENAPLLIARIDREFRHVYVNPAIEQVTGIPQQEFAGKTHRELGTPEADCAMWEACFQQVFTTAQQMSFEFELPTPSDGTHYYCSRMVPEFALDGSVEYVLGIAYDITAQKRTEAALRESESRARRMIASNLIGIMFADFTGKIIEVNNALCEILGYTPEEALSGNLNWVELTPPEYRPLDLHAVEELKTIGTHTPFEKEYIRKDGTRVPVLVGAAYLGGSDEIGVGFILDLSDRKRAEAERDRFFEELESKERLLEAVLQQMPASVVVAEAPSGRLVLMNEQVKQLVRGNYQILDQVEDYLQYEIFHADGRPYTAEEIPLARSIRTGEVVINEEVEIVRGDGSRGTMIANSAPIRDGSGRIVAGVGTSYDITERKLAEENLRASEERFRTFFEASPIGIVVANLDYQIVNVNPTFCEMLGYTAEELTELTFVDITHPEDIDSDMRLLEQLFERKISTYQLEKRYIKKNQESLWVNLTVTLVRDDNAEPLYGFGMIEDISEQRAASKRIQLYADIVKNVPVGLSVWQLEDSKDLGSFRLIASNPAARQSNGIAMEELIGTTLAESFPLMLETQLPQDYAEVIHTGIAKDFGEVLYSDERITGQFFSIKAFPLPDRCVGIAFENITERKQLEQALIQSEESFRFLADSIPQLIWTAQPDGQLDYMNQRVANYSGLSVDNLIGWGWQQMLHSDDLPHSLDRWQHSLTTGTKYEVEFRLRHSTDGQYRWHLVRALPMHDAQGQIIKWFGTCTDIEDQKRAEQTAQFLSQASTLLASSLDYETTLSSVARLAVPTLADYCVVDIAETNEVFRRVAAVHPNPIKEQLARDIEQRYPAGPNGEHPIVKVLRTGQSQLYPQMPDEVLVATALDAEHLEMLRSLAIKSYMSVPLIARGRVFGAISFAIAESERHYTAADLALAEDLAHRAAVAIDNALLYREVQEAERRKDESLALLNALLESAPVGFAFMDRDLRFVRLNRCLAEINGIPLADHLGRTLEEILPAKTASITRALHRQVLNTGEPILNVEVSGDTRAAPNQQQRWLASYYPIRSGSGEILGTGVTVGDITELKRVEEALRQSEERFRLLFENAPMGISIARNGVSLYANPAYLKMFGYSTLSEMQGRPLLNDIAPQCREEITERIRQRERGETVPNNYETLGQRRDGSVFPFQVHVARFELPDGPATTAFIRDISAAKQIESERAQLLVREQQTRHLAERTAERIAGLQYVTATLSEALTASEVADAILTSGLAVLDANVGLVSLLNEAGTEFENIRIVGYPQDVVDAWPRFAADAPVPIADAVRHRQPIVLETQAERNAQYPHLVSVHVEATATDGALVAIPMIVNERVVGGIGLGFPEDRQFNQDDRAFMLALAQQCAQALERARLFEAERLARAAAETALDALKQSEACFRTMADNSPAFIWMAGTDGQCTYFNQPWLDFTGHTLEEALSLGWYEGRHPDDVQPCAEACRVALNRLEGFQIEYRHQRADGEYRWIFDTGVPLYAPDGSFAGYIGSGIDISERKQAEEALRESESRFRRLVESNVIGAIFWDTTGNITDANDAFLQMVGYTQEDLRAGKVNWKDMTPAEHLHLSEGAIAQMKQSGAASPLEKEYICKDGSRIPVVLGGVMFEGSQDRGVSFVLNLTQLKQAESERRQSEERYRRIVETSYEGIWTINAQGYTDFVNPRMAQMLGYTVEEMMGRPISDFTNEPARIVSEGNIEGQTQGTKALSECRWRRKDGSELWTLNSSNAIINERGEFTGEIAMITDITDRKQASEKLWETNQTLNSLIQACPLGIRVFNLNDGVVTLWNPAAERIFGWSEQEALGCFLPSVPEDKREEFLANLATISQGEELIGVELRRQKKDGSPIDIAVWATELRDAKGQKSCLSIVADISDRKQLEAEREQLLAREREARGEAEAANRIKDEFLAVLSHELRSPLNAILGWAQMLRTRNFNAATISRALETIERNARLQTQLVEDLLDVSRILRGKTSLNIMPVNLASTIEGALDTMRPAAEAKAIKIERLLDPTVKLISADPGRLQQIVWNLLSNAIKFTPSGGCVTIRLAAAGSMAQIQVSDTGIGIPGDFLPHVFEYFRQADGSTTRAHGGLGLGLAIVRHLVELHGGTIQADSLGEGQGATFTVLLPLLERQPVEENPPALLHSSSASAPLSNVRVLVVDDEADTRDVIVTALEQSGAEVKVVASVNTAFIALQQFQPNVLVSDIGMPEEDGYSLIRKVRALAADRGGKIPAVALTAYAMEEDRRRVLEAGFQQHLAKPVDTDELIQVVARLSRQLEDNTQG, from the coding sequence ATGGAACAACAATGCCACGATATCGCGCAAACGCTCGGTGTCATCGTTTGGGAAAGACAAACAACCACCTTGCAGTTTACCTTTGTGAGCCGGCAAGCCGAGCAACTTTTGGGCTATTCTGTCCAGGAGTGGCTCTCAAACCCGAATTTCTGGACAAACCTGATCCATCCAGATGAGCGAGATCGTACCCTAGCTTTGTATCATCAAGCCATCTCTGAAGGAAAGCCACAAGAAATTGAGTTCCGTGCCGTGGCAGCCGACGGGGGTGTGGTGTGGCTGCGTGATAGACTCAGCACTGTCAAAGACACCCAAGGCAACCTACAACGCCTCAGCGGTTTTCTCGTAGATATCCCAGATCGCCAGTCAGTAGAAAGAACATTACAAAAAAGCGAACAGCGCTTTAGTATCTCAGTCGAAAATATGCTCGACTGTTTTGGTATATATAAAAGCATTCGAGACCAATTCGGTCGCATCACAGATTTTCAAGTCGAATATATCAACGCCGGCGCTTGTGCAGATCACCTATTTAGCAAAGAAGAAAAAATTGGTAAGCGACTGGGTGAATTGCTGCCGGCATATCAAGAAACCGGCTTATTTGAGGAATACTGCCAAGTCGTAGAAACCGGCATTCCCCTAAGCAAAGAATCCCTGATCTACGAAGATGTATTTAACCAACAACGCCTCGTCAAAGCTTATGAGATCCGCGCTAGCAAACTAGAGGATGGTTTTGTTGTAAGTTGGCGTAACATCACACACACCAAGCAAATAGAAGAAGAATTACACCGGCGCGAACGAGAAATTAGAACCATTGTTGAAAATGCCCCCCTGCTCATCGCCCGCATAGACAGAGAATTTCGTCACGTTTACGTTAACCCCGCCATCGAACAAGTAACCGGCATCCCCCAGCAAGAATTTGCCGGGAAAACTCACCGAGAATTAGGCACCCCAGAAGCAGATTGCGCGATGTGGGAAGCCTGTTTTCAACAAGTATTTACCACAGCTCAACAGATGAGCTTTGAATTTGAGTTGCCCACGCCCAGTGATGGCACACACTACTATTGCTCGCGCATGGTGCCAGAATTTGCCTTAGATGGTTCAGTTGAATATGTCTTGGGTATTGCCTATGACATCACCGCCCAGAAACGAACTGAAGCTGCGCTGCGAGAAAGCGAATCCCGCGCCAGACGCATGATAGCCTCGAACTTGATCGGGATTATGTTCGCAGACTTCACCGGCAAGATCATAGAAGTCAATAACGCCTTGTGCGAGATCCTGGGATATACACCAGAAGAGGCGCTCTCTGGAAACCTGAACTGGGTAGAACTAACACCTCCAGAATATCGGCCACTCGATCTGCACGCAGTTGAGGAACTGAAAACAATAGGAACCCACACGCCTTTTGAAAAAGAATACATCCGCAAAGACGGCACCCGCGTGCCGGTTTTGGTGGGAGCTGCTTATCTAGGAGGATCTGACGAAATAGGCGTGGGCTTTATCCTGGATCTAAGTGATCGCAAACGAGCCGAAGCAGAACGTGATCGCTTCTTCGAGGAGTTGGAGTCCAAGGAGAGACTCTTAGAAGCTGTATTGCAGCAAATGCCGGCCAGTGTCGTCGTCGCCGAAGCCCCTTCGGGGCGTCTCGTGCTGATGAATGAGCAAGTGAAGCAACTCGTGCGCGGCAATTACCAAATACTTGACCAAGTCGAAGACTATTTGCAGTACGAAATCTTTCACGCAGATGGCCGGCCTTACACAGCCGAAGAAATCCCCTTGGCAAGGTCTATCAGAACAGGAGAAGTGGTAATAAACGAAGAGGTGGAAATCGTGCGGGGGGATGGCAGCCGTGGCACGATGATTGCCAATTCCGCCCCGATTCGGGATGGTTCTGGGCGCATTGTAGCCGGCGTCGGCACTTCTTATGACATCACCGAGCGAAAATTAGCTGAGGAGAACTTGCGAGCCAGTGAAGAGCGATTTCGCACCTTTTTTGAAGCTTCACCCATTGGAATTGTTGTCGCTAATTTGGACTATCAAATCGTTAATGTCAATCCAACTTTCTGCGAAATGTTGGGGTATACCGCAGAAGAATTAACCGAGCTGACATTTGTTGATATTACCCATCCCGAAGACATTGACTCAGATATGCGGCTGCTTGAGCAACTATTTGAGAGAAAAATTTCTACTTATCAGTTAGAAAAACGATATATCAAAAAAAATCAAGAAAGTTTGTGGGTGAATTTAACCGTGACGCTGGTTCGGGACGATAACGCTGAACCGCTTTACGGATTTGGCATGATTGAGGATATCAGCGAGCAAAGAGCCGCCTCAAAGCGCATCCAGCTTTATGCAGACATTGTTAAAAATGTGCCGGTGGGCTTGAGCGTTTGGCAACTGGAAGATAGCAAGGATCTGGGTTCTTTTCGGCTGATAGCAAGCAATCCCGCTGCCCGTCAATCGAACGGGATAGCGATGGAAGAGTTGATCGGAACCACATTGGCTGAGAGTTTCCCGCTAATGCTTGAGACACAATTGCCTCAAGATTATGCAGAAGTCATTCACACCGGCATTGCCAAAGACTTTGGAGAAGTGCTTTACAGCGATGAACGGATTACTGGGCAATTCTTTTCTATCAAAGCATTTCCCCTGCCCGATCGCTGTGTGGGAATAGCCTTTGAAAATATCACTGAGCGCAAACAGCTAGAGCAAGCGCTGATCCAAAGCGAAGAAAGTTTTCGCTTCCTCGCCGACTCGATCCCCCAGCTAATCTGGACGGCACAACCCGATGGCCAGTTAGATTACATGAACCAGCGTGTTGCGAACTACAGCGGATTAAGCGTTGACAACCTGATCGGCTGGGGATGGCAACAGATGCTGCATTCAGACGATCTCCCCCACAGTCTTGATCGCTGGCAGCACTCCTTAACCACCGGCACGAAGTACGAAGTTGAATTTCGGTTGCGGCACTCAACCGATGGGCAATATCGCTGGCACTTGGTACGAGCGTTACCTATGCACGACGCACAAGGCCAGATTATCAAGTGGTTTGGAACTTGTACAGATATTGAGGATCAAAAGCGGGCCGAACAAACCGCGCAGTTTCTATCGCAAGCGAGTACCCTGCTGGCTTCTTCCCTCGACTACGAAACGACTCTCTCCAGCGTGGCGCGTTTAGCGGTTCCCACTCTGGCAGATTATTGCGTCGTCGATATTGCCGAAACCAACGAGGTATTCCGCCGGGTGGCTGCAGTTCATCCCAACCCAATCAAAGAGCAGCTAGCGCGTGACATTGAACAGCGCTACCCAGCCGGCCCGAATGGGGAACACCCCATCGTGAAGGTACTGCGTACAGGGCAATCACAACTGTATCCACAGATGCCCGATGAAGTATTAGTTGCCACTGCCCTAGATGCAGAACACCTAGAGATGCTGCGCTCGTTGGCGATCAAGTCTTATATGAGCGTGCCACTGATTGCCCGTGGGCGGGTATTCGGTGCAATTTCCTTTGCCATAGCCGAATCAGAGCGTCATTACACTGCCGCCGATCTCGCCTTGGCTGAAGATTTAGCCCACCGCGCTGCTGTCGCCATCGACAATGCGCTGCTTTACCGCGAGGTTCAGGAGGCAGAACGTCGCAAAGATGAGTCCTTAGCACTGCTCAACGCCTTGCTGGAAAGTGCGCCGGTTGGGTTTGCCTTTATGGATCGCGATCTGCGCTTTGTGCGCCTCAATCGTTGCCTCGCAGAGATCAACGGCATTCCTTTGGCAGATCACTTAGGGCGCACCCTTGAGGAAATTTTGCCGGCAAAAACAGCATCCATCACCAGAGCACTTCACCGGCAAGTCCTTAATACCGGAGAGCCAATTTTAAATGTAGAAGTGAGTGGCGACACACGCGCTGCTCCTAATCAGCAGCAGCGCTGGTTGGCAAGCTACTACCCGATCCGTTCCGGCAGTGGAGAAATCTTAGGCACGGGTGTCACCGTGGGGGATATTACTGAACTCAAGCGGGTTGAGGAAGCCCTGCGGCAGAGTGAAGAGCGCTTCCGCTTGTTGTTTGAAAACGCACCAATGGGCATCTCCATCGCGCGTAACGGAGTCAGTTTGTACGCCAACCCTGCTTACCTCAAGATGTTTGGCTACAGCACTCTCTCTGAAATGCAAGGCAGACCGCTGCTCAATGATATTGCGCCCCAGTGCCGCGAGGAGATCACTGAAAGAATTCGACAACGAGAGCGAGGGGAAACCGTTCCGAATAATTATGAAACCCTTGGTCAAAGAAGGGACGGCTCGGTGTTTCCTTTTCAGGTTCATGTTGCCCGGTTTGAGTTACCGGATGGGCCGGCTACGACTGCCTTTATTCGTGATATTTCTGCCGCTAAACAAATCGAGTCTGAACGTGCTCAGCTTTTGGTTCGAGAACAGCAAACCCGGCATCTAGCTGAGCGCACCGCTGAACGGATCGCCGGTTTGCAATACGTGACTGCCACCCTTTCAGAAGCACTGACAGCCTCAGAAGTGGCAGATGCGATCCTCACTTCCGGATTAGCCGTACTGGATGCAAATGTCGGACTCGTCTCTTTGCTCAATGAAGCCGGCACAGAATTTGAGAATATCCGGATCGTGGGCTACCCGCAAGACGTTGTGGATGCATGGCCCCGTTTTGCAGCGGATGCGCCCGTACCCATTGCTGATGCGGTGCGGCACAGGCAGCCGATTGTGCTGGAAACACAGGCAGAGCGTAACGCCCAGTATCCCCATCTAGTGTCTGTCCATGTAGAAGCCACGGCCACTGATGGCGCTTTAGTTGCCATCCCGATGATCGTGAACGAGCGCGTTGTAGGCGGAATCGGTTTGGGCTTTCCAGAGGATCGGCAATTCAATCAAGATGACCGTGCTTTTATGCTGGCGCTGGCCCAGCAGTGCGCCCAAGCCCTAGAGCGAGCGCGTCTGTTTGAAGCTGAACGATTAGCCCGTGCTGCTGCTGAAACGGCGCTAGATGCGCTCAAGCAAAGCGAAGCCTGCTTCCGCACGATGGCAGATAACTCACCGGCATTTATCTGGATGGCCGGCACAGATGGGCAATGCACCTATTTCAACCAGCCTTGGCTAGACTTTACCGGCCACACCCTAGAAGAAGCACTCTCCCTTGGTTGGTATGAAGGGCGGCATCCTGACGATGTACAACCTTGTGCGGAGGCGTGTAGGGTGGCATTAAACCGGCTGGAAGGCTTCCAAATCGAATACCGGCACCAACGAGCCGATGGTGAATACCGCTGGATTTTCGATACCGGCGTGCCGCTTTACGCTCCCGATGGCAGTTTTGCCGGCTACATTGGCTCTGGCATCGATATCAGCGAACGCAAGCAGGCAGAGGAAGCGCTGCGCGAGAGTGAATCCCGCTTTAGACGCTTGGTAGAGTCCAACGTCATCGGCGCGATCTTTTGGGACACCACCGGCAACATTACCGATGCCAATGATGCCTTTTTGCAGATGGTGGGCTATACCCAGGAAGATTTGCGAGCCGGTAAAGTCAACTGGAAAGACATGACCCCTGCTGAACATCTGCATCTCAGTGAGGGGGCAATTGCTCAGATGAAGCAGTCTGGGGCAGCGAGTCCCCTAGAAAAGGAATACATTTGCAAAGACGGCAGCCGCATTCCCGTTGTACTCGGCGGTGTCATGTTTGAGGGATCTCAGGATCGCGGGGTCAGCTTTGTTCTCAATTTAACCCAACTCAAACAAGCCGAGTCAGAGCGCCGGCAGAGTGAGGAACGCTACCGTCGCATCGTTGAAACGTCTTATGAAGGAATTTGGACAATTAACGCCCAAGGGTACACAGATTTCGTGAATCCTCGCATGGCTCAGATGCTGGGCTATACCGTGGAAGAGATGATGGGGCGTCCGATTTCTGACTTCACGAACGAGCCGGCCCGCATCGTATCCGAGGGAAATATTGAGGGGCAAACCCAAGGAACTAAAGCACTGAGTGAATGCCGGTGGCGTCGCAAAGATGGTTCTGAACTGTGGACACTGAATTCTAGCAACGCCATTATTAATGAGCGAGGAGAATTCACGGGCGAAATCGCCATGATTACGGATATTACTGATCGCAAACAAGCTTCTGAAAAGCTGTGGGAAACCAATCAAACCCTTAACAGCTTGATTCAAGCTTGCCCCTTGGGGATTCGGGTGTTTAATCTCAATGATGGGGTTGTAACTTTATGGAATCCAGCCGCTGAGCGGATTTTTGGCTGGAGTGAACAAGAAGCACTGGGCTGTTTTCTGCCTTCGGTTCCAGAAGACAAACGAGAAGAATTTCTAGCAAACCTCGCCACCATTAGCCAAGGAGAGGAATTAATTGGGGTAGAGTTGCGCCGGCAGAAAAAAGACGGTTCACCGATTGATATCGCCGTTTGGGCGACTGAACTGCGGGATGCAAAAGGCCAAAAGAGCTGTCTGTCAATTGTTGCCGATATTAGCGACCGTAAGCAGTTGGAGGCAGAACGCGAGCAACTTTTAGCTCGTGAACGGGAGGCACGCGGTGAAGCGGAAGCGGCGAACCGAATTAAAGATGAGTTTCTGGCGGTACTTTCTCATGAGTTACGTTCGCCGCTGAATGCAATTTTGGGCTGGGCGCAGATGCTGCGGACTCGTAACTTTAATGCAGCAACCATTTCTCGCGCCCTGGAAACAATTGAGCGCAACGCCCGCCTGCAAACTCAACTGGTAGAAGATTTGCTGGATGTTTCGCGCATCCTGCGGGGCAAAACCAGCCTGAATATAATGCCGGTGAATTTAGCATCCACCATTGAGGGGGCGCTTGATACGATGCGACCGGCTGCTGAAGCGAAGGCGATTAAAATTGAGCGATTGCTTGATCCAACGGTGAAGTTAATTTCAGCCGATCCAGGCCGGTTACAGCAGATTGTCTGGAATTTGCTCTCAAATGCGATTAAGTTTACCCCGTCGGGAGGGTGTGTGACGATCCGCCTTGCGGCTGCCGGTTCTATGGCTCAAATTCAAGTCAGCGACACCGGCATTGGCATCCCAGGCGATTTTCTCCCCCATGTTTTTGAGTATTTCCGTCAGGCGGATGGCTCAACGACACGGGCGCACGGCGGACTGGGTTTGGGTTTGGCAATTGTGCGCCATTTAGTCGAACTGCACGGCGGCACGATCCAGGCTGACAGTTTGGGTGAGGGACAAGGGGCAACCTTCACCGTGTTGCTGCCACTTTTGGAAAGGCAGCCGGTAGAAGAAAATCCCCCTGCACTCCTGCACTCCTCCTCTGCCTCTGCCCCACTCTCCAACGTCCGGGTGCTTGTCGTTGATGATGAAGCTGACACGCGAGACGTTATTGTTACAGCACTCGAACAAAGTGGCGCTGAGGTGAAGGTAGTGGCCTCCGTGAATACGGCATTTATCGCTTTACAGCAATTTCAACCCAATGTTTTAGTTAGCGATATCGGAATGCCTGAGGAGGATGGCTACTCGTTGATCCGTAAGGTGAGAGCTTTGGCTGCGGATCGGGGCGGCAAAATCCCTGCGGTGGCACTAACCGCCTACGCGATGGAAGAGGATCGCCGGCGCGTGCTTGAGGCCGGTTTTCAGCAGCATTTGGCTAAGCCGGTGGATACGGATGAGTTGATTCAGGTGGTGGCACGTCTGAGCCGGCAACTGGAGGATAATACTCAGGGATAA
- a CDS encoding efflux RND transporter permease subunit — protein sequence MLNAILKWSIVQRWLVVLGAIIVTVLGAYNLTQMPLDVFPNFAPPQVEIQTEAPGLAPEEVESLVTLPIESAVNGTPGVTTVRSSSAAGISVVKVIFSWGTNVYQARQLVTERLQQASEKLPESVEQPQISPISSPIGTILQYAFTAETTPLMEVRRLVDRDITNRLLAVPGISQVVVYGGDIRQYQVLVIPAKLKAFNVSLAEVTEAAEAANTNAAGGFLISPDRELLIRGIGRISSIEDLKQSVVTTRNGTPVLLSDVADVEIGAALMRGDGSINGARAIVVVIDKQPQVDTPAVTKAVEAAMAELKPSLPQDVQFTVTFRQENFIDDAIENVLSALRDGIIIVSIILLLFLMNWRTAIITLSAIPLSVLIGMMILNLFGQGINTMTLGGLAVAIGSVVDDSIVDMENAYRGLRKNQLAGTPVHPFQIVYDTSVEVRVSVIFSTVIIAVVFAPIFTLTGVEGRIFAPMGVAYLISIFASTFVAMTLSPALCAILLAKQQLPEDETWVSRFSQRLYRPLLKFSLNFPKIILMIAIASFIASLIVLTSLGRVFLPEFQERSLVNAMLLYPGVSLEATNQAGFAIQDALKNDSRFESVQLRSGRAPGDADAGGVNLGHVDIEISDEGMRNRQATVEKVREEFAKLPGVAPSIGGFISHRMDEVLSGVRSAIAVKIFGPELDELRRIGAEVQTAMREIEGIVDLQLEPQVPIKQLQIQFDRLSAARYGLSIGNLSETIETALNGRVVSQVLKEQQLFDLLVWLKEDSRRNLDTIRDLLIDTPSGQKIPLGQVAKIDYGTGPNTINRENVSRLIVVSANVAGRDLGSVVDEIQAKVKQAVQLPPGYFIQYGGQFESEQRATQNLLVFGTLALVVIAVLMYFAVKSIPAMLMIMINLPLAIIGGIISVALGGGILSVASMVGFITLFGVATRNGLLLVENYNSKFAMGMPLKQVLFEGSIERLAAILMTALTSALGMVPLVIGTGAGKEILQPLAVVVLGGLFTSTALTLLVLPALYAQFGKFLVPKQTPASLEEKSWSGV from the coding sequence ATGCTTAATGCCATCCTCAAGTGGTCAATTGTCCAGCGCTGGTTGGTTGTCTTAGGGGCAATTATCGTCACCGTTTTAGGCGCTTATAACCTAACGCAAATGCCCTTAGATGTTTTTCCCAACTTTGCTCCTCCCCAAGTTGAGATTCAAACAGAAGCACCAGGATTAGCACCTGAAGAAGTGGAATCCCTCGTCACATTACCGATTGAAAGTGCCGTCAATGGCACTCCAGGCGTAACAACAGTGCGATCTTCCTCGGCTGCCGGCATCTCTGTTGTCAAAGTAATTTTTAGCTGGGGAACCAATGTCTATCAAGCCAGACAGTTAGTAACAGAAAGATTGCAGCAAGCCAGCGAAAAACTTCCAGAAAGTGTTGAGCAACCGCAAATTTCTCCCATTAGTTCCCCCATTGGCACCATTTTGCAATACGCTTTCACGGCGGAAACTACGCCATTAATGGAAGTGCGGAGACTGGTTGATCGTGATATTACCAACCGTCTGCTAGCCGTTCCTGGTATTTCTCAAGTCGTCGTTTATGGCGGAGATATCCGTCAGTATCAAGTGCTGGTTATTCCCGCTAAATTAAAAGCCTTTAATGTTTCCTTAGCAGAAGTCACGGAAGCAGCCGAAGCAGCTAACACCAATGCAGCCGGTGGCTTTTTGATTAGTCCAGATCGAGAATTATTAATTCGAGGAATTGGCAGGATTTCCTCAATTGAAGATTTAAAACAATCCGTTGTTACCACCCGGAATGGCACCCCCGTATTACTAAGCGATGTGGCTGATGTGGAAATTGGAGCCGCATTAATGCGAGGTGATGGCAGTATTAATGGTGCGCGGGCAATTGTGGTGGTGATCGACAAACAACCCCAAGTTGACACGCCGGCAGTTACGAAGGCGGTTGAAGCTGCGATGGCAGAACTTAAGCCTAGCCTACCTCAAGATGTTCAGTTTACCGTCACATTTCGGCAGGAAAATTTTATCGATGATGCCATTGAAAATGTTTTGAGTGCTTTACGTGATGGCATCATTATTGTTTCGATTATTCTGTTGCTATTTTTGATGAATTGGCGCACTGCTATTATTACCCTGAGCGCAATTCCCCTATCTGTGCTAATTGGAATGATGATTCTCAATTTGTTTGGTCAAGGCATCAATACAATGACGCTAGGGGGACTAGCCGTGGCAATTGGCTCAGTGGTAGATGACTCAATTGTGGATATGGAAAATGCCTACCGAGGATTGCGAAAAAATCAGTTAGCAGGAACGCCGGTTCATCCGTTCCAAATTGTTTATGATACCTCCGTGGAAGTGCGCGTTAGTGTGATATTTTCAACCGTGATTATCGCTGTCGTTTTTGCCCCTATTTTTACCCTAACTGGAGTTGAAGGTCGAATTTTTGCGCCAATGGGTGTGGCTTATTTAATCTCGATTTTTGCTTCAACCTTTGTGGCAATGACACTCTCACCGGCATTATGTGCCATCTTGTTAGCTAAGCAGCAATTACCGGAAGATGAAACCTGGGTTTCGCGGTTTTCTCAAAGGCTATATCGACCTCTTCTAAAATTTTCTCTAAATTTCCCCAAGATTATCTTGATGATAGCGATTGCTTCATTTATCGCTTCCCTAATTGTTCTAACTTCTTTAGGACGGGTATTCTTGCCGGAGTTTCAAGAGCGATCGCTTGTTAATGCGATGCTGCTGTATCCTGGTGTTTCTTTAGAAGCGACAAATCAGGCGGGATTCGCCATTCAAGACGCGCTTAAGAATGACAGCCGGTTTGAGTCGGTGCAGTTACGTTCTGGACGTGCACCGGGAGATGCAGATGCCGGCGGCGTTAATTTAGGACACGTTGATATCGAAATTAGCGATGAAGGGATGAGAAATCGGCAGGCAACGGTTGAGAAAGTTAGAGAAGAATTTGCTAAATTGCCCGGTGTCGCGCCGAGTATTGGGGGCTTTATTTCTCACCGCATGGATGAAGTTTTATCTGGGGTTAGAAGTGCAATTGCGGTGAAAATCTTTGGCCCTGAACTGGATGAATTACGCAGAATTGGCGCTGAAGTTCAAACAGCCATGCGCGAAATTGAAGGAATCGTGGATTTGCAGCTTGAACCTCAAGTTCCTATCAAACAGTTACAAATTCAATTTGACCGGCTCTCTGCCGCTCGTTATGGTCTTTCGATTGGTAACTTATCAGAAACAATTGAAACGGCATTAAATGGGCGAGTGGTTTCTCAAGTGCTGAAAGAACAGCAATTATTTGATTTATTAGTCTGGCTAAAAGAAGATTCTCGCCGCAATTTAGATACGATTCGAGATTTGTTAATTGATACACCGAGCGGGCAGAAAATTCCCCTAGGACAGGTTGCTAAAATTGATTATGGAACCGGCCCGAATACCATCAATCGCGAAAATGTTTCTCGCTTAATCGTTGTTTCTGCCAATGTTGCCGGTCGAGATTTAGGCTCTGTGGTTGATGAGATTCAAGCCAAGGTGAAACAAGCGGTACAACTACCTCCTGGCTATTTTATCCAATACGGCGGTCAGTTTGAATCTGAACAGCGAGCGACGCAAAATTTGCTGGTATTCGGAACTTTAGCGCTTGTCGTTATCGCTGTTTTAATGTATTTTGCCGTCAAATCTATACCGGCAATGCTGATGATTATGATCAATCTACCCTTAGCGATCATTGGCGGCATTATTTCTGTCGCTTTGGGTGGCGGCATCCTCTCTGTTGCCTCGATGGTGGGATTCATTACGTTGTTTGGCGTAGCCACGCGCAACGGACTGCTGCTGGTGGAAAACTATAACAGCAAGTTTGCGATGGGTATGCCCTTGAAACAGGTGCTATTTGAGGGATCGATAGAGCGACTTGCAGCCATTTTGATGACTGCGCTCACTTCAGCATTGGGAATGGTGCCCCTCGTAATTGGCACAGGTGCCGGCAAGGAAATTTTGCAACCGTTGGCGGTAGTGGTGCTGGGCGGGTTATTTACCTCTACGGCATTAACGTTGCTGGTGCTGCCGGCACTTTATGCCCAGTTTGGGAAATTTTTAGTGCCGAAGCAAACACCGGCATCTCTTGAAGAGAAAAGTTGGAGTGGCGTTTGA